In Microbulbifer elongatus, the DNA window CACGGTATTGCACCACCGGGGTGGAGACTGCTACGACGTGAAATGCTCGGCATCGCCGCTGCGCACCAGTGGTGGCCTGGTACTGGGTGCGGTCCTCGTATGCCAGGATATAACGGAAACCCGCCAGCTGATTCAGCAGTTGCGCTACAAGGCGAGTCACGACCATCTCACCCACCTGCCCAACCGCGAAGCCTTCCGGCGGGAATTGCTGGAAGCGGTGAGTACGGTGCGCAATACCGAGCGGGTGCATGTACTGGCGTATATGGATCTGGACCGTTTCAAGGTCATCAATGACAGTGCAGGCCACCAGGCCGGTGATGCACTGCTGAAAAATGTAGCGCGCTTCCTGCGCGGGCATCTGCGCGAATCCGATTGTGTGGCGCGGTTGGGCGGCGATGAATTTGGCATTCTGTTGCGCGACTGCGACAAAACCCGGGGGCTTGCCCGCTGTGAACAACTGGTGCGAAAAATTATTGCCCTACGCTTCCCGTGGAGCGGCAGAATTTTTGATGTGGGTGCCAGTGTGGGTGTCACGGAGATCTCGCACGGCAATAGCCAGGTAGCGGATTTGATGAGTCAGGCGGATGTTGCCTGTTACTCCGCGAAGCATGCGGGGCGTGGTGTGGTGATGTTGTACGAGGCCGACCGCAGCGCTGCGGCGGAGCAGCACCGGGAAATTCATATGGCCTCACGCATCCGCACAGCACTGGATGAGGGGAGTTTTCAGCTGTATGCACAACCGATCGCCAGCGCCGGTGACCGAACCCGAATTCATCACTACGAAGTGTTGGTGCGCATGCTGGATAACAACGGAAAGCGGATTCTGCCCGGGGCTTTTATCCCGGCCGCGGAGCGCTACGGTCTGATGCAGCAGATTGACAGCTGGATTGTGCGCGAGCTGTTCCAGAACCAGGGCGCGGCAGTGGCTGCCAGCGGACTCAAATTTGCCCTGAATCTTTCCGCAGACGCCCTGGGTGACAGCCTGTTCCAGCGCCAGTTCTTCGGGTTGCTGGCAGAGTCCGCGATACCACCCCAGCGGCTGGGAATGGAAATTACCGAAACCGCAATGATCAACCAGATGGATAGCGCCAGCCAGTTTGTATCGGATTTGCGGGCTATGGGATGTACGGTCGCCCTGGACGATTTTGGAAACGGGTTGAGCTCGTTCAATTATCTGAAAAATTTCGCCATCGACTACATCAAGATCGACGGCAGTTTTGTTCGGCAGGTGGATTCCAATTTCGTCGATCTGATGATTGTGGAGTCCATCAATCAGGTGGCACATCGCCTGAAGGCGCAGACAATAGCCGAATTCGTTGAGGATCAGGCGACGGCCGAAAAGTTGCAGACCATCGGGGTCGATCTGGTGCAGGGCTACCATATCGGGCGGCCGCGGCCACTACAGGAAGTACTCGAAGAGGCCTCGCTATCGGAGGTCGAGGAAGGAAGTGCGGTATTCAGCCCCTAGGGGCTGATGATCCGGATGGCGGCGCGGCGATGGCCTGCTGCCATCACCGCTGACACCATCCGCAGCGTGTTTACTGGCGAATATTGCCCAGATGCTTGCCGACGATCTGCAGTAGCGGCTTGAAGGTTTTGGGGGTGGCGCAGACCAGATTGCCGGAGTCGAGGTAGCTATTGCCCCCGCGGAAGTCACTGATCAGGCCGCCGGCCTCTTTTACCAGCAGTGATCCTGCAGCGATATCCCAGGTATTCAGGTACATCTCCCAGAAGCCGTCAAAGCGCCCGGCGGCCACGTAGGCCAGGTCGAGGGCGGCGGCGCCCGGGCGGCGGATGCCCGCCGTCTGGCCGGCGATTTCTTTCATCGCCCCGAGGTAGCCGTCGATATTGTCAAATGAGTCCCCGTTGAACGGGATGCCGGTACCGATCAGCGCACCGTTCAGTCCCTGGCGGTTGGAGACGCGGATTCGGCGGCCATTGAGCGCGGCGCCGCGCCCGCGGCTGGCGGTAAATTCTTCTCGTTTGATGGGGTCCAGTACCACCGCGTGCTCGATCTGGCCCTTGTGTTTACAGGCGATCGAAATGGCGAAGTGTGGGAGGCCGTGGATAAAATTGGTGGTGCCGTCCAGCGGATCGATGATCCACTCGTATTCCGGCTCGGCGCCTTCCTGGATGCCGCTTTCTTCGGCGCGAATGCTGTGCTTGGGGTAGGCCTTGCGCAGGTGGTAAATGATTTCCTGCTCACTGGCCTTGTCCACTTCCGTCACGTAATCGTTGCGGCCCTTCTCTTCAAACTTCATCAGGTCGCCGCGCTCCCAGGCGCGTTCGATCAGTTCACCGGCCTTGCGCGCCGCGCGCAGGGCAATATTCAGCATGGGTTCCATAGGAATTCCGCGATCAGTAGTGGATTGTGAATGGTAAAAAGCAATGTCAGGCCTGCCGACGGGCGCGATTGTAGGGATTCCCGTTCAATTTTGCTACACTCCGCGCCCGTTTTATAACAGGCAAGTGTAGAGTGACCGGGCAGATGCATGCTACCCGGGTTTCCCTGTCTCCACGCTGCGCCCGATGCGGCCTCAATTCAGTTCTATACCCGGATTCACCATGGCGACCTCTCCTTCGGCAACCTCAACCCAAATGGCTTCCCAGTCAGCTCTCGCGGCACTGGATAATATCCGTGTGGTGCTGGTGAACAGCGCGCATCCCGGCAACATCGGTGGTGCTGCGCGCGCGCTGAAGAATATGGGACTGAGCCAGCTCTATCTGGTGCAGCCTCGGGAGTTTCCCGCTGCCAACGCGGTCTGGCGTGCGGCGGGTGCGGCGGAGCTGCTCGATACCGCGGTGGTGGTCGAGACTCTGGAAGAGGCGGTGGCCGATTGTGGTCTGGTGGTGGCGACCAGTGCCCGCGAGCGCCGTATCCCCTGGCCGCTGCTGACACCGCGGGAGTGCGGCGTGCGCGCCGTGGCGGAAGCCAGGGCGCACCCGGTGGCGCTCGTGTTCGGCCGCGAGGACCGCGGTTTGACCAACGAGGAGTTGCAGGCCTGCAACTATCACGTACATATCCCCGCCAATCCGGAATACAGCTCCCTGAACCTGGCCACTGCGGTACAGGTGCTGGTGTATGAGGCGCGCATGGCGGCGCTGGAGGCGGACAAGGGTGAAGCGCTCAAATTCACCGATTGGGACAGACCGCCGGCGAAAGCCAACGATATGGAGCTTTACTACGAGCACCTGGAGCTCGCACTGGCGGAGCTCGGATTTATCGATCCGGACAATCCCCGGCAGACCATGACCCGCCTGCGCCGACTGTTCAGTCGCGTGCGCCCGGACGATATGGAGCTGGGGATCCTGCGCGGTATGCTGACCGCTATCCAGAACCATATTCACCGCAGTGGTGGTAAGGGGCGCCCGGACTGACCGGGGGCCCCGGATATGACCGGTTGGTTAACAGTGATAACCAACCGGTCTAAGTAACCGCCAAATACCCGACCGCAACACTCGGCTATATACTTGACTGAAGTAGTGGGTTATTCCATACTCGCGCCCCGAATCAGTAGTACCGGTGAGGGTTGCAGGGCATCCGCGGATGCCGGGCGCATACCTTGTCCGGACTGCCAGGTGCGACTTTCCAGGAGAGGGTATGCGGTTAACAACCAAAGGGCGGTATGCGGTCACAGCGATGCTGGACCTGGCGTTGCACGCCGAACGCGGTCCCATCAGCCTGGCGGATATTTCCAAGCGCCAGGAAATCTCCCTGTCCTACCTGGAACAGCTTTTTTCCCGCCTGCGCCAGTCTGGCCTGGTGTCCAGTGTACGTGGCCCCGGTGGTGGTTACCGTCTGGCGCGACCCGCTGCGGAGATTTGCGTGGCGGAAATCATTGATGCGGTCAATGAGTCCGTGGATGCCACCAGCTGTGGCGGCAACAGCGACTGTTCCGGCGGTGAGCAATGCCTCACCCACTACCTGTGGACAGATCTCAGTCACCAGATTCACAGCTTTCTCAACGGCATCAGTCTCGCGGACATGGTCGCACGTGCGGAAGTGCAGGAAGTGGCCCGTCGTCAGGATGGGCGCGGTGCCGCGATGGGTGACACCATAGAGCAGAAAGTAGCGATTATCGGCGGCTTGCAGTAAGGTGCCGGCCGCTCGGTCAGGCTCGGCGGTCTGACCACAGCAACATAGAACGCAATTTTAGCGACAGCAGTAAGGCGTCGACGGAAATCGGCGAGTGGAGACAAGAGATTATGAAGCTTCCCATTTATCTGGATTATTCGGCAACTTGCCCGGTAGACCCCCGCGTCGCCAGTAAAATGGCGGAGCAGTTGACCATGGAAGGCAACTTTGGCAACCCGGCCTCCCGCTCTCACCTGTTCGGCTGGAAAGCGGAAGAGGCGGTGGAAGATGCCCGCCGCCACGTGGCGGAACTGGTCAATGCGGATCCGCGCGAAATCGTCTGGACCAGCGGCGCGACCGAATCCGACAACCTCGCGATCAAGGGCGCTGCGCACTTCTATCAGGGGCGCGGCAAGCACATCATCACCTCCAAGATCGAGCACAAAGCGGTGCTGGACACCTGTCGTCAGCTGGAGCGTGAAGGCTTTGAGGTGACCTACCTGAATCCGAAGGAAGACGGCATCGTCTATCCGGAGCAGGTGGAGGAAGCGCTGCGCGAAGACACCATTCTGGTGAGCCTGATGCACGTCAATAACGAGATTGGCGTGATCAACGATATCGCCGCCATCGGCGAACTGCTGCGGCCGAAAAAGATCATTTTCCACGTGGACGCCGCACAGAGTGCCGGCAAAATCGATATCGACCTGGCGGAACTGAAAGTGGACCTGATGTCCTTCTCCGCCCACAAGGTTTACGGCCCCAAAGGTATTGGCGCCCTGTACGTACGCCGCAAGCCGCGCGTGCGTATCGAAGCCCAGATGCACGGTGGTGGCCACGAGCGCGGCATGCGTTCCGGCACCCTGGCTACGCACCAGATCGTCGGTATGGGGGAAGCTTTCCGGATCGCCAAAGAAGAGATGGCGGAAGAGGCCAAACGCATGATTGCCCTGCGCGACCGCTTCTGGAGCCAGATCAGCGATATGGAAGAAGTGCACATCAACGGCTCTGCGGAGCAACGCGTACCGGGCAACCTGAACGTAAGCTTCGCATTTGTGGAAGGCGAGAGCCTGATTATGTCCCTGAAGGATCTGGCGATTTCTTCCGGTTCCGCCTGTACTTCCGCAAGCCTGGAGCCCAGCTATGTGCTGCGCGCCCTGGGTGTGAATGATGAGCTGGCCCACAGCTCCCTGCGCTTCAGCTTTGGCCGTTTTACCACGGAACAGGACGTGGATACTGCGGCCAAAGAAGTAAGGAAGGCAGTGGAAAAACTGCGCGAGCTGTCCCCACTCTGGGATATGTACAAGGATGGTGTTGATCTCAGCACCATCGAATGGGCAGCCCACTAACGCACTGCCGAAATCAGGAATTTTTGAGAGGGTATAGTCATGGCCTATAGCGATAAAGTAATTGACCACTACGAGCACCCCCGTAACGTTGGTCGTCTTGACGACAAGGCGGACAACGTGGGTACCGGCATGGTCGGCGCCCCGGCCTGTGGTGACGTAATGCGTCTGCAGATTCAGGTAAACGACAACGGCATCATCGAAGACGCCAAGTTCAAGACCTACGGGTGTGGTTCTGCCATCGCCTCCAGCTCCCTGCTCACCGAATGGGTGAAAGGTAAGTCTCTGGACGAAGCGGCGCAGATCAAGAACACCGAGATTGCCGAAGAGCTGGCGCTGCCGCCGGTGAAAATTCACTGCTCGGTACTGGCGGAAGACGCCATCAAGGCGGCGGTGAGCAATATCCGTGAGAAGCGCGGTGAGAAGAGCGGCGAGGCCGCAGAGCAGGCTGCCGGATAAGCTCTGGTAACTGGTTGAGAAGCAAGAAGTAAGGAGTAGCACCGATGGCAATTACCATGACCGAAGCGGCCCGGGCACACGTTGCCAAACAACTGGCCAGTCGCGGTAAAGGTATTGGTATTCGCGTGGGCGTGAAGACCGCCGGCTGCTCCGGTATGGCGTACGTGCTCGAGTTTGTCGATCAGGCGGAAGCGGAAGACGAGGTGTTCGACGCGGGCGACGTGAAGCTGATCGTCGATCCCAAGAGCCTTGCTTACCTGGACGGCACCGAGCTGGATTTTGTCAAAGAGGGGCTGAATGAAGGTTTTGCCTTCAGGAATCCCAACGTCAAGAATGAGTGCGGTTGCGGCGAGAGTTTCCACGTTTAGGGCGCAAGCGCAGCAGCAACAAGGCCGGGTGCGCGACTGCATGCCGGCCTTTTTGTTATCTGGCGCTACTTTCTTGATTGGCCCCGCCCGGTCGCACCTGATTGCAGAAACGCGCAGTGAACACTATGCAACAGAATTACTTCGAAATTTTTGGTCTTCCGGTCTCCTACACGGTGGATCGCCAGGCATTGGCGCAGCGCTACCGCGAATTGCAGCAGGAATTTCATCCGGACCGCTTTGCCGCCAAATCTGAGCGCGAGCAGAGGCTGGCCATGCAGTACGCGGCGCAGATCAATGAGGCCAATAATACGCTGAAAGATCCGGTTGCCCGCGCCGCTTATCTGCTGCAATTGGCGGGGGTGCAGATCAACCCCGAACAGACCACCGCCGATGGCGAATTCCTGATGCAGCAGATGATTCTGCGCGAGCGCCTCGAAGAGGTGCGCGACGCGGCAGACCCGGAAGCGGAACTCGAAGACCTCGGTAGCGAAACCGCGCAACTGTTCAACGCTCAGGAGCAGGCATTTGCGCAGGCACTTGAAAATAACGCGCTGGAAGATGGCAAAAATGCGCTACTGAAACTGCAGTTTCTCGCCAAACTGCAGCGCCAGATTGAAGAGCTCGAAGAAGATTTACTGGATTGATACAGAACTATGGCTTTACTGCAGATCTCCGAACCCGGCCAGACCCCCGAACCCCATGAGCGCAAGCGCGCGGTGGGTATCGACCTAGGCACCACCAACTCCCTGGTGGCAACGGTACGCAGCGGCTCTGCGGAAGCGCTGCCCGCGCAAGATGGCAAGGTCATTCTGCCCTCGGCGGTGCGTTATACCGAGCAGGGTGTGGAAGTCGGTTATGCAGCCCGCGCTGCGGCGGGTGATGACCCCTACAACACCCTGATCTCCATCAAGCGATTTATGGGGCGCGGCATCGCTGATATCAAACACTTCGGCGAGCAGCTGCCGTACCGCTTTAGTGAAGACAGCTCCGGCATGCCGTCTATCGAGACGGTGGCCGGTACGGTAAACCCGGTGCAGGTGTCCGCGGAGATTCTCAAGGTTCTTGCCCAGCGCGGGGCCGAATCCCTGGGCGGCCCGTTGGACGGAGCGGTCATTACCGTGCCGGCCTACTTTGATGATGCCCAGCGTCAGGCCACCAAGGATGCCGCCAAACTGGCGGGGCTGAATGTGTTGCGTCTGCTCAATGAGCCTACCGCCGCCGCGGTGGCCTACGGTCTCGACAAATCGGAAGATGGCAGTGACGCCGCCGACAAAACCATCGCGGTCTACGATCTGGGCGGCGGCACTTTCGATATTTCTATTCTGCGTCTGTCCAAAGGAGTATTTGAGGTACTGTCCACCGGTGGCGACAGCGCCCTGGGCGGGGACGATTTTGACCGAGCCATCGCCGAGTGGATGGCGGCGGAAGCGGGCCTCGGCACCGACCACGATGCGGGCACCCAGCGCAAACTGCTGAATGCGGCCTGCGCGGCCAAAGAGGCACTGGCGAGCGATTCCGTGGTAGACGTCACCTACGGCGACTGGTCTGCACAACTGGATCGCGACAAATTGGCAGAGCTGCTCGACCCGCTGATCAGCAAAACCCTGCGTGCCTGCAAGCGCGCCCTGCGCGATGCGGACCTCAGTGCCGAGGATGTTCAGGAAGTGGTACTGGTGGGCGGTTCCACCCGCACCCTGCGTGTGCGGGAAAAAGTGCAGGAATTTTTCGGCCGTGCGCCGCACGCGGATATCGACCCGGATCAGGTGGTCGCCATTGGCGCGGCGATTCAGGCAGATGTGCTGGTGGGCAACAAGTCCCGCGAAGATCTGTTGCTGCTCGACGTGATTCCGCTGTCTCTGGGGATCGAGACTATGGGGGGGCTGACCGAAAAGCTGATCCATCGCAATACCACGATTCCGGTGGCCAAGGCCCAGGAATTCACCACTTTCAAAGACGGCCAGACCGCCATGGCCATTCACGTGGTGCAGGGCGAGCGCGAACTGGTGAGCGATTGCCGCTCCCTGGCCCGCTTCGAACTGCGCGGAATCCCGCCCATGGTGGCCGGTGCCGCGCATATTCGCGTGACCTACCAGGTGGATGCCGACGGACTGCTGTCGGTGACCGCGATGGAAAAGAGCAGCGGTGTGCAGGCGGAAATTACCGTCAAGCCGTCCTACGGCCTTGAGGATTCCGAGATCACCCGCATGTTGCAGGACTCCTATGCCAACGCCGAGGAAGATATTGCCGTGCGCGCCCAGCGCGAGGCGCAGGTGGAAGCGGAGCGCACCCTGGAGGCGATGATTGTCGCCTTGCAGGAAAATGGTGCGGAGCTGCTCAGCGAGCGCGAGCTGGACGAACTGGAGCGCGCCATGGAAGCCCTGCGCCTGGCCCATAACGGCGGCACTGCGGAAGAGATCCGCGCCCGTATCGATGAGCTCAATGCGCTGTCCGAGCCCTTCGCCGCGCGCCGTATGGACGCCTCCATCAAACGCGCCATGCAGGGCCATAGTCTGGACGAATTTGACAAGCCCTGAGGGGCGGTCGCCGATCAAGAGAAATAAGTTATGCCGAAAATTGTATTCCTGCCCCATGAAGAACTGTGCCCCGATGGCAAAGTGATTGAAGTGGAACCGGGCATCAGTGTGTGCGACGCCGCGCTGAAAAACGGTGTGGACATTGAGCACGCCTGTGAAAAGGCCTGCGCCTGTACCACCTGTCATGTGATCGTGCGTGAAGGCTTTGATTCCCTGGGGGAGCCGGATGAGCTGGAAGAGGATCTGTTGGATAAGGCCTGGGGCCTGGAGCCGGAGTCCCGCCTGTCCTGTCAGGCAATCGTGGACGAGGAAGATCTTGTGGTCGAGATTCCCAAATACACCATTAACCAGGTTTCCGAGAAACACTGAGGGCTGCCGGAATGAAATGGACCGACATTCACGATATTGCCATTGATCTCAGCGACACCCATCCGGACGTAGACCCCCTGCGGGTCAACTTCGTCGACCTGCGCAAGTGGGTGATGGATCTACCGGAGTTTGACGACGACCCCGAGCGCTGCGGCGAGAAGATCCTCGAGGCCATCCAGGCCGCCTGGATCGAAGAAAACGAGTAAAGCCCGTCAGCCGGCACCGGATCGAGTTCGGCGTGACAAAGCGATCCGGCATCCAGGGCCGTAGGGTGGATAAGCGCAGCGCATCCACCAATTCAAATGGTACAAACTTCACCTCAACACGCGTATAATCCGCGCTCCGCGAACCTGGTTTGGTTAAATAATCGACAGTTTGCGCGGTGAGGGAATTCAGGGAAGAGCAACCTGGGCCTACTCTCTTGAAATACGATGGCCGCGACGGAGACCGTTTTGTCGCAAGCCAAGGCGCTGTGAGTGCGGTGTGGTTATTCCACATAAGCGAACAGCAACGCGGGATTGCGGCAAAACGGTCCCGTCCCTTCGGGTTGCGCCCCAAAACGGGCCATGCAGCGTTGCTCGTCGCTCATTTAGCCCGCTAAACCACGCTCCTTGCGCCTTGCCTGGCCCGTTTTGGGGCAGCAACGCGGCTATCGAATTCCAAGAGAGTAGGCCCTGAGTTGCTCTTTTCGTATCTTTATTAAGACAATTTTTTTGCAAAACCTAGAAATGGAGAAAATCATGGCCGTGGAACGTACCCTGTCCATCATCAAGCCGGACGCCGTTGCCAAGAACGTTATCGGTGAAATCGAGAGCCGCTTTGAGAAAGCGGGCCTTCGCATTGTTGCCATGAAAATGGTGCAGCTGTCCCAGGAAAAGGCGGAAGGTTTCTACGCCGAGCATAAAGAGCGTCCTTTCTTCAAAGATCTGGTTGAATTCATGACTTCCGGTCCGGTTGTTGTGCAGGTCCTGGAAGGCGAGAACGCCATTCTGGCCAACCGCGACCTGATGGGCGCCACCAACCCGAAAGAAGCCGACGCTGGCACCATCCGTGCAGACTTCGCCGAGAGCATCGATGCCAACGCCGTGCACGGCTCCGACTCCGCTGCTTCTGCCGAGCGCGAAGTGAGCTACTTCTTCTCTGCAGAAGAAATCTGCGCGCGCTAATCAGCCCGCAATCGTCATCCCGGGCCTGGCCCGGGATCCAGCCCGCTGGATGCCGGATCGCTTTGTCACGCCGGACTCGATCCGGTGCCGGCATGACGGAATGTTCGAATATCCGCACCGCAATCGGTGCAAGGTGAATCCATGACCGAAGTACAGGCCGTAGAGGCTGAAACCAAGCAAGCCGAAAAAGTGAACCTGCTGGGTCTGTCCGTAGACAAGCTCGCGGATTTCTTTGCCGGTTTGGGTGAGAAGCGTTTCCGCGCGGTGCAGGTCCTCAAGTGGATTCATCAGAACGGGGTGGACGATTTCGAGCAGATGACCAATGTCAGCAAGGCGATGCGTGCCAAGCTGTCGGAGATCGCCGAAGTTCGCGCTCCTAAAGTCCTCAAGCAGATGGACTCCGCCGACGGTACCCGCAAGTGGCTGATCGAAGTCAGCGGCGGCAATGTGATCGAGACTGTCTACATTCCCGATGGCGATCGCGGCACCCTGTGTGTTTCCTCCCAGGTGGGCTGTTCCCTGGATTGCAGCTTCTGTGCCACGGGCAAGCAGGGCTTCAACCGCGACCTGACCGCGGCCGAGATCATTGGCCAGGTGTGGATCGCGTGCAAATCTTTTGGTCAGTTGCAGCCCCCTCAACCGAAACAAGAGCGTCCACGCAAGGTGACCAACGTGGTGATGATGGGCATGGGAGAACCCCTGCTCAATTTCGACAATGTGGTCGATGCCATGAACCTGATGATGGAAGACAATGCCTACGGCATTTCCAAGCGTCGGGTGACCCTGAGTACCTCAGGAGTGGTGCCCGCCCTGGACCGTCTGGCGGAAGTGACCGATGTCAGTCTGGCGATCTCTCTGCACGCGCCGAATGATGAGCTGCGCAACGTGCTGGTGCCCATCAACAAGAAGTATCCCATCGCCATGCTGCTCGACAGCGCCAAGCGCTATATCGAGAATATGCCGGACAATCACCGCAAGATGACCATCGAGTACACCATGATCCGGGAAGTGAATGACCGCCCGGAACACGCCGAGCAGCTGGCGGAGTTGTTGCGAGATGTGCCGGTAAAGATAAATCTGATACCCTTCAACCCGTTCGAGCTGTCCGATTATCAGCGGGTCAGCAACAACGCTTTGCGACGTTTTCAACAGATTTTGTTGGACAAAGGCTATACCGTAACCGTGCGTACCACCCGTGGCGATGATATTGCTGCGGCCTGTGGCCAGCTGGCCGGCCAGGTAAACGACCGCACCCGCCGCTCCGAGCGTTATCGCAACGCGGAGCGCCCGGTGAGAATTGTGGGTCAGGCTTAACGGCTTCGATCGCTTCCGGGCATTGCCGAATGGATTTGGCGTGCGAGGTTGTACGCACCCCATAACCATAAGGTGAGGCTAGTGTTAGCAAGAACTTCCCATCCGGCCCTCCTTGCCGGGTTACTGATTACCCTGTTACTGGGGGGCTGCGTCACCACCGGTCCCGGTGGTAAGCAAATCGATCTCGACAAGGCCCGGGAGACCCATATTCAACTCGGGCTGCGCTATCTGCAAAGTGGTAGCGACAACCGCGAGATGGCCCGCCACCACTTCCAGGAAGCCCTCAAACTGGGCAAAAGAGATCCGCGGGCTCATCACGGCATGGCCCTGCTGTATCAGGCGGATGGCGAGCTGAAAGTAGCCGAGTCTCACTTCGAGAAAGCGCTGCGCTACGACCGCAAATTTTCCATGGCGCGGGTGAACTACGGTGTGTTTCTGTACCAGCAGGAGCGCTATCGGGACGCCCGGGAGCAATTCAAGATCGCCTCCGAAGACCTGTCCTACAACCGCCGTTCCTACGCGCTGGCCAACCTCGGCCGCGCCGAGCTCCGCTTGCACGAACTGGAGAGTGCCGAGCAGGCGTTCACCAAGGCGCTGGCGCTGAGCCCCGGTCTGCCGGTGGCACTGCTTGAACTGGCCGAGCTCAAATTCGAAAAGCAGGACTACACCCAGGCCAAGCAGTACCTGGATCGGTTTACCGAGAGCAACCGGCAGGTCCCCCAGTCCCTGTGGTTGGGTATTCGCATTGAGAAAATCTTTGGTAATCGCGACAAGGAAAGAAGTTACGCCCTGGCGTTGAAAAACCTCTTTCCCTATTCAGCGGAAACACTGAAATACCAGCAGATGATGGCCGAAAATGAGCAGCAGTGATCCGATTTCAGAGCCGGCAGAGCGGGCCGGTGAATCCGTATCCGTTGGCAGCCAGTTGCGCTTTGCTCGCGAACAGGCTGGGTTGGGAGTGGATGAGCTGGCGCGCCGCCTGTGTATGACGCCGGACAAGCTGGAGGCGCTGGAGCGGGACGACTTCGAGCGCCTTGCCGGCGCTACCTATGTCCGTGGATACATCCGCAATACCTGTAAAGAACTGGGGCTGGATTCTGCCCCGGTTCTGCAAACCTTTGAGCAGCAGATGCCTGCAGCAGCGGCGGTGCACGTACCGGAAATGCCCCGTGGCGCGGTAATGGCGCGCGGCGAGCAGGGTGGTGGTGGCGCGCTGTTTGGTCCCGCCGTGCTGGTGCTCGCGCTCGCTGCCGCGGGTGGCTACTGGTGGTTTGGCCTGCAGCAGGGGAATACATCGCCGGCGGTTGATCCGGCAATGACTGACGTCAGTACCGACAATTTATTTACCACCGAGGCCGCGCCCGCATTGGCGGGCGAGGCGGCCCGCGGGGATGACATCCTGGCGACTGCCCCAGCGGAACCCGGCGATGTCGAAGTGCCGGTTGCGGACTTGACAGAAACCGCTGCCGAGGTGGCACCTGCACAGGACGCGACGCAGGCGGCTGAGGAAAATACTCAACCGTTGGCTGCGGCGATCGAAGCGGCCTCGCCAGAGGTTGCGGCGGAGCCAGAAGTGGCCGAACCCGTTGCAGCCCAGGCGCCTTCCGTTGCCGAAGAGCCCGCTGCCGGTGCTGTGGGGGGCGTGCCTGCACAGGGGTTGTCGCTGGCCTTCAGTGAGGAGTCCTGGGTGGAAGTGACCGATGCCACAGGCAATAAACTGCTGGCCAAGCTGCAACCGGCCGGGTCTACGGTAGAGCTGACCGGTGAGGCGCCTTTCAGCCTGATGCTGGGTAATGCCGCCGCCACCACCGTCAGCTATGCCGGTGAGGTGGTCGACAGTAAGCCGATCGGCAATCGCCGTACTCGCAAGCTGACTGTGGGTGGTTGACCGGGCTGTTTGAATCAATCCATCTATCTAGTAGGAGCCTGCCCCGCAGGCGGGCAGAAGTAGCTCCGGCGCGGACCGCTTGCAGGGCAGGCGCCTACCGACACAGCGACTCCCAAGGCTCGCAGGGTGGATTTTCACCCGTACCCTGTAGGTTTCCCGCCAACCTATCTATAATCCGTCCCGTTTTTACTATCCATCAACCGGCAAAAACCAACGCAGGTTCCGTTATGCAGTTTGAGTCACCCATAGTCCGCCGCGTGTCACGCCAGATCATGGTGGGCAAT includes these proteins:
- the hscA gene encoding Fe-S protein assembly chaperone HscA → MALLQISEPGQTPEPHERKRAVGIDLGTTNSLVATVRSGSAEALPAQDGKVILPSAVRYTEQGVEVGYAARAAAGDDPYNTLISIKRFMGRGIADIKHFGEQLPYRFSEDSSGMPSIETVAGTVNPVQVSAEILKVLAQRGAESLGGPLDGAVITVPAYFDDAQRQATKDAAKLAGLNVLRLLNEPTAAAVAYGLDKSEDGSDAADKTIAVYDLGGGTFDISILRLSKGVFEVLSTGGDSALGGDDFDRAIAEWMAAEAGLGTDHDAGTQRKLLNAACAAKEALASDSVVDVTYGDWSAQLDRDKLAELLDPLISKTLRACKRALRDADLSAEDVQEVVLVGGSTRTLRVREKVQEFFGRAPHADIDPDQVVAIGAAIQADVLVGNKSREDLLLLDVIPLSLGIETMGGLTEKLIHRNTTIPVAKAQEFTTFKDGQTAMAIHVVQGERELVSDCRSLARFELRGIPPMVAGAAHIRVTYQVDADGLLSVTAMEKSSGVQAEITVKPSYGLEDSEITRMLQDSYANAEEDIAVRAQREAQVEAERTLEAMIVALQENGAELLSERELDELERAMEALRLAHNGGTAEEIRARIDELNALSEPFAARRMDASIKRAMQGHSLDEFDKP
- the fdx gene encoding ISC system 2Fe-2S type ferredoxin produces the protein MPKIVFLPHEELCPDGKVIEVEPGISVCDAALKNGVDIEHACEKACACTTCHVIVREGFDSLGEPDELEEDLLDKAWGLEPESRLSCQAIVDEEDLVVEIPKYTINQVSEKH
- the iscX gene encoding Fe-S cluster assembly protein IscX, with the protein product MKWTDIHDIAIDLSDTHPDVDPLRVNFVDLRKWVMDLPEFDDDPERCGEKILEAIQAAWIEENE
- the ndk gene encoding nucleoside-diphosphate kinase, producing MAVERTLSIIKPDAVAKNVIGEIESRFEKAGLRIVAMKMVQLSQEKAEGFYAEHKERPFFKDLVEFMTSGPVVVQVLEGENAILANRDLMGATNPKEADAGTIRADFAESIDANAVHGSDSAASAEREVSYFFSAEEICAR
- the rlmN gene encoding 23S rRNA (adenine(2503)-C(2))-methyltransferase RlmN — protein: MTEVQAVEAETKQAEKVNLLGLSVDKLADFFAGLGEKRFRAVQVLKWIHQNGVDDFEQMTNVSKAMRAKLSEIAEVRAPKVLKQMDSADGTRKWLIEVSGGNVIETVYIPDGDRGTLCVSSQVGCSLDCSFCATGKQGFNRDLTAAEIIGQVWIACKSFGQLQPPQPKQERPRKVTNVVMMGMGEPLLNFDNVVDAMNLMMEDNAYGISKRRVTLSTSGVVPALDRLAEVTDVSLAISLHAPNDELRNVLVPINKKYPIAMLLDSAKRYIENMPDNHRKMTIEYTMIREVNDRPEHAEQLAELLRDVPVKINLIPFNPFELSDYQRVSNNALRRFQQILLDKGYTVTVRTTRGDDIAAACGQLAGQVNDRTRRSERYRNAERPVRIVGQA
- the pilW gene encoding type IV pilus biogenesis/stability protein PilW — encoded protein: MLARTSHPALLAGLLITLLLGGCVTTGPGGKQIDLDKARETHIQLGLRYLQSGSDNREMARHHFQEALKLGKRDPRAHHGMALLYQADGELKVAESHFEKALRYDRKFSMARVNYGVFLYQQERYRDAREQFKIASEDLSYNRRSYALANLGRAELRLHELESAEQAFTKALALSPGLPVALLELAELKFEKQDYTQAKQYLDRFTESNRQVPQSLWLGIRIEKIFGNRDKERSYALALKNLFPYSAETLKYQQMMAENEQQ